In Desulfomicrobium macestii, the DNA window TCATCGACATTCACGGCGTCAAGCGCGTGCTGGAGCTGCATTCGGTCAAGTCTTGCGAGCCCTACTATCTGGGCGCGTTTCTGGTCGGGGCCTATCAGGAGACCCTGGGCGACCTGCACAATCTCTTCGGCGACACCAACGTGGTCAGCGTGCGCATCAATGAAGACGGCACCTACGACTTCATCCGCGAGCTTGAGGGCGACAGTGTTGCCGACGTGCTTTCCTATGTGGAATTTGAACCCAAGCAGGTTCTGGAGAATTTCCGCAAGGTGGCGGAGCAGGGGGTGCGCACGGGCAAGATCAGCCCCCAGGAGCGCTTTATGATCATGCGTGCCTACGAACGGGGCATGCGCGGGTACACCTATTTGAACGTGGGGCGGGATTGCGAAAATCCCGATGCCTGCAGCGGCGGGTTGTCGAGCGGGTTGTAATCTGAAACATTCCTTACCTGAAAGGAGGATCGCCATGTCCAAAGTGCTCATTATCGGCGCCGGCGGTGTCGGCCATGTCGTGGCTCACAAGTGTGCCCAGGTTCCCGATGTCTTCACCGAGATCATGCTGGCCAGCCGGACAAAATCCAAGTGTGACGCCATCGCCGCGTCCATCAAGGAACGGATCGGCCGTGAGATCCAAACGGCCGCCCTCGATGCCGACAATGTGGCCGAAACCGTGGCCCTCATCAAATCGTTTCAGCCCAAGCTGGTCCTGAACGTGGCCCTGCCCTACCAGGACCTGGCCCTCATGGACGCCTGCCTTGAAACCGGCGTGGACTACCTCGACACGGCCAACTACGAGCCCCTCGACGAGGCCAAGTTCGAATACAAATGGCAGTGGGCCTATCAGGAGCGCTTCAAGGAGAAGGGCCTCATGGCGCTGCTGGGGTCGGGCTTCGACCCCGGCGTGACCAACGTCTATTGCGCCTACGCCCAGAAGCACCTCTTCGACGAGATCCACGAGCTGGACATCATCGACTGCAACGCGGGAGACCACGGCCAGCCCTTCGCCACCAACTTCAATCCCGAAATCAACATCCGCGAGATCACCCAGCGCGGCCGTTACTGGGAGCGGGGCGAGTGGGTCGAGACCGATCCCCTGTCCTGGCGCATGAGCTATGACTTTCCCGAGGGCATCGGTCCCAAGGACTGCTACCTCATGTACCACGAGGAGCTCGAATCCCTGGTGCAGAATCTGAAGGGCCTCAAACGCGCCCGCTTCTGGATGACCTTCTCCCAGAACTATCTCAATCATCTGAAGGTGCTGGAGGGCATAGGTATGACCTCCATCGAGCCCGTGGACTACAAGGGCCAGAAGATCGTGCCCCTGCAGTTCCTGAAGTCCGTGCTGCCCGAACCGGGCTCGCTTGGACCTCTGACCAAGGGCCGCACCTGCATCGGCTGCGTCATGAAGGGCGTCAAGGACGGCAAGGAACGCAAGGCCTACATCTACAACATCTGCAGCCACGAGGAGGCCTACCGCGAGGTCGGCTCCCAGGCCATCTCCTACACTACGGGCGTGCCGGCCATGATCGGCGCCATGATGATGATGACCGGCAAGTGGCGCGGCGAGGGCGTCTTCAACATGGAGCAGCTCGATCCCGATCCGTTCATGGAGAAGCTGAACGTCCACGGCCTGCCCTGGGTGGTGGTCGATCTGTGATGGACGGACGCACTTCGTACCGGTTTGATCCCCGCCAGGTCGCCACGCCTTCCTTCGTGGTCGACCTGGGGCTCATCCGCCGCAATCTGGATGTGCTGGCGCAGGTCAAGGAACGCACCGGATGCAAGATTCTGTTGGCACTCAAAGGCTTTGCCATGTGGAGTCTGTTTCCGGTGCTGCGCCAGGTGCTCGACGGCGTCTGCGCCAGTTCGCCGCATGAAGCCAGGCTCGGACGGGAAGAGTTCAAGCGTGAGGTGCATGCCTTCGCGGCCGGATATTCCCAGTCCGACATCTTCGACCTGTGCACTACGGCTGATCACATCGTCTTCAACTCCTTCGCCCAGCTGGAAAAATTCCGGGGACTTATCGCAACCGAGGCCGCGCGTCTTGGGCGTGAGATCGAGCTTGGCGTACGCATCAATCCGGAGCATTCCGAAGGGGCCGTGCCCATCTATGATCCGTGTTCTCCGGGCTCCAGGCTTGGCGTGCGCCGGGCTGACTTCCGCCCCGACCTGCTGGACGGCGTTACGGGCCTGCACTGGCACAACCTGTGCGAGCAGAACTCGGACTGCCTGGAGCGGACCATCGCGGCGGCGGAGAAGAGCTTCGGCGAATTCTTCGGACGCATGCAGTACGTCAATTTCGGCGGGGGGCATCACATCACCCGTCCCGACTACGACGTGGACCTCCTGTGCCGGCTCGTCAGCGAGTTCAAGCAGCGTCACGGAGTGCAGGTCTATCTCGAACCCGGTGAGGCCGTGGCCCTGAACACGGGCTACCTGGTCTCGACGGTCCTGGACGTGACCCAGGCCGACATGCCTATCGCCATTCTGGACACTTCCGTCCCGGCGCACATGCCCGACGTGTTGGAGATGCCCTATCGCCCGTACATCGTCGGCTCCGGCCTGCCGGGCGAGAAGGCTCACACCTACCGCCTGGGCGGCCAGTCCTGCCTGGCCGGCGACGTGGCCGGGGAATACTCCTTCGACAAGCCCCTGGAACCGGGCGACCGCCTCGTCTTCACGGACATGGCCCACTACTCCATGGTCAAGACCAATACCTTCAACGGCATCCAGTTGCCCTCCATCGCCACCTTCGAACCCGAGGACGGGTCCATGCGGGTGGTGCGGAGCTTCGGATACGAGGATTTCAAGGGCAGGTTGTCCTGAAAGCCTGAACGTCTTTGGGACCGACACCAAAAAGCGGGAATCCGAATCATTCGGGCTCCCGCTTTTTTCATGACAATTCGAAATCTTCCTTTTTTTTGTTTTTCTCGGGTACTCCCGTGTACCCGAAACATCCCCACGCTCCCCCCTTGTTCGGCAATGCACAATAGTGTTTACTTAGTATGAATCTGAAACATGTTTCGTGTCGGCTATGACGATGCAGCAATACAGCATCGATGCTTTGCATGCTGCACAGAGCTGATTGTCATTCGGTTCGACGTGGCTTTTCATCTCCGGCAGCCAAATTGATTCTCTGATTTTGACCATGTCGCGACGAGAATCGCTGGGGATTCAGCCTGACATTTCCTTTCCGGAAGAGCGTCATTTCATCAAAACACAGGAGCTTTCATGAAAAATGTTACGCGTGTGCTGGCCGCTGTTGCGGTCTCGTTTTTTCTCCTTGGACTCGTTGCCTGTTCCGACACGGAGGTTGATTCCCTCGAACGTGTCCGCGAGGCGGGCGAGATCAGTTTTGCCATGAGCGGCGGCTATCCACCCTTTAATTTCTATAGTGAAAACAACGAGTTGGTGGGATTTGACGTGGATGTGGCTCGCGAGGTGGCCACCCGCCTGGGAGTGACCCTCAAGCCGGTGACCACGGAATGGAGCGGCATCATCGAGGGACTGCGCTCCGGCGTGTATGACGGCATCCTGGGCAGCATGGCCGTGACCGAGGATCGACTCAAGGTGGTCAACTTCTCCACGCCCTATTACTATTCCGGGGCGCAGATGATGGTCGGAAAGGATTCACCCTTTGCCTCGCCTGAAGACCTGCGCGGCCGGATCGTGGGGGTGGTCACGGGCACCACCTTTGCCGACGACGCTGCCAGGCTCGGTGTGGGCGAGGTCAAACTCTACAAGGACGATACCCAGACGCTGACCGAGCTGTCGAACGGTGTGGTGGACGGCGTGATCACCGACCGTGTCGTGGGCGTGAACGCCATGAATTCCGACAGGTTCGAAATCGCCCCTCTGGGCCCGCCCCTACGCAGCGAGAACATAGCGGTGGCATTCAACAAGAATGACCAGACCCTCCTTGAAGCCGTCGATCAGATCCTGCGGGGCATGCACGAAGACGGGACCCTGGCGCGATTGAGCGTCAAGTGGCTGAGCACCGACATTACCACCAAGTAGACGCCTCACGGCAATGACACTGCGTCCGGGGCGTTACGCCCCGGACGGTCCCAACCTTCAAGAAATCGGACACTCGCATGTATTTCGACTTTGCGGCTCTGCCCAAGTATCTTCCCTATTTTCTTCCGGCGGCGTGGATGACGCTCAAGGTCTCGGCCCTTGGCATCGTGCTGGGCGTGGCCCTGGGCCTGGGCACGGCCTTCATGCGTATCTCCAAGCGCCGTTTGCTGAGCATTCCCGCCCGCGCCTATATCTACGTGGTGCGCGGAACGCCGCTGCTGCTGCAATTGCTGTTCATCTATTTCGGCCTGCGCAGTCTGGCCGGGCTGACTGCCCTGACCTCGGCCGTGCTCGCTCTTGGCATCCACAACGGCGCGTACATCGCCGAGATATTCAGGGGGGCCATCGTCTCCATCTCAAGCGGGCAGATGGAGGCGGCGCGCAGCCTGGGCATGCCCTATTCCAGGGCCATGGTGCGCATCATTCTGCCCCAGGCCCTGAAGCGCGCGGTGCCGTCGCTGGGCAACCAGTTCATCATCGCCCTCAAGGATTCATCCCTGGCCAGTACCATCACCATCAACGAACTGCTGCTCAAGTCGCAGCAGCTGGCATCATCCAATTTCATGATGATGGAGATGCTGCTTCTCGCGGCGGTGTTCTATCTGCTTTACACGGCCGTGTTCAGCTGGCTGTTCCGGGCCCTGGAGGCCCGGCTCGATGTCTCGACGCAGTAGTCCTGGCCGTAATGCGGAGTTGGCGCGTGGCGTCACGGCGCAAGTCCGGTAGCGGAAAATTTTCAAACCACGGGAGGAAGCGGTGCAACAGACGCCGGTCATTGAAATACAGGGGCTGAACAAGTGGTTCGGCGACCAGCATGTGCTCAGGGGCATCGACATGGCGAT includes these proteins:
- a CDS encoding saccharopine dehydrogenase family protein, with amino-acid sequence MSKVLIIGAGGVGHVVAHKCAQVPDVFTEIMLASRTKSKCDAIAASIKERIGREIQTAALDADNVAETVALIKSFQPKLVLNVALPYQDLALMDACLETGVDYLDTANYEPLDEAKFEYKWQWAYQERFKEKGLMALLGSGFDPGVTNVYCAYAQKHLFDEIHELDIIDCNAGDHGQPFATNFNPEINIREITQRGRYWERGEWVETDPLSWRMSYDFPEGIGPKDCYLMYHEELESLVQNLKGLKRARFWMTFSQNYLNHLKVLEGIGMTSIEPVDYKGQKIVPLQFLKSVLPEPGSLGPLTKGRTCIGCVMKGVKDGKERKAYIYNICSHEEAYREVGSQAISYTTGVPAMIGAMMMMTGKWRGEGVFNMEQLDPDPFMEKLNVHGLPWVVVDL
- the nspC gene encoding carboxynorspermidine decarboxylase, giving the protein MDGRTSYRFDPRQVATPSFVVDLGLIRRNLDVLAQVKERTGCKILLALKGFAMWSLFPVLRQVLDGVCASSPHEARLGREEFKREVHAFAAGYSQSDIFDLCTTADHIVFNSFAQLEKFRGLIATEAARLGREIELGVRINPEHSEGAVPIYDPCSPGSRLGVRRADFRPDLLDGVTGLHWHNLCEQNSDCLERTIAAAEKSFGEFFGRMQYVNFGGGHHITRPDYDVDLLCRLVSEFKQRHGVQVYLEPGEAVALNTGYLVSTVLDVTQADMPIAILDTSVPAHMPDVLEMPYRPYIVGSGLPGEKAHTYRLGGQSCLAGDVAGEYSFDKPLEPGDRLVFTDMAHYSMVKTNTFNGIQLPSIATFEPEDGSMRVVRSFGYEDFKGRLS
- a CDS encoding ABC transporter substrate-binding protein; amino-acid sequence: MKNVTRVLAAVAVSFFLLGLVACSDTEVDSLERVREAGEISFAMSGGYPPFNFYSENNELVGFDVDVAREVATRLGVTLKPVTTEWSGIIEGLRSGVYDGILGSMAVTEDRLKVVNFSTPYYYSGAQMMVGKDSPFASPEDLRGRIVGVVTGTTFADDAARLGVGEVKLYKDDTQTLTELSNGVVDGVITDRVVGVNAMNSDRFEIAPLGPPLRSENIAVAFNKNDQTLLEAVDQILRGMHEDGTLARLSVKWLSTDITTK
- a CDS encoding amino acid ABC transporter permease translates to MYFDFAALPKYLPYFLPAAWMTLKVSALGIVLGVALGLGTAFMRISKRRLLSIPARAYIYVVRGTPLLLQLLFIYFGLRSLAGLTALTSAVLALGIHNGAYIAEIFRGAIVSISSGQMEAARSLGMPYSRAMVRIILPQALKRAVPSLGNQFIIALKDSSLASTITINELLLKSQQLASSNFMMMEMLLLAAVFYLLYTAVFSWLFRALEARLDVSTQ